A region of Sulfitobacter faviae DNA encodes the following proteins:
- a CDS encoding flagellar motor switch protein FliG: MSTNALSKSRRKPITVEDLNGPTKAAITFLCLGEQTGSKLMQKLGTAEIERITSAMSRLGPIPAEVVEHVLKEFTQKVVSGTGSVVGSLSTAESMLRKFMPEEQVSSIMEGLKNSERENAMWRGFGALDETVIANYLKGEHDQTAAAILNNVDTGVAAKVLPLLGPERMQDIAERMIAMEAVPLHMMQQIEETLKQDILSNAMHTNSVETHQRMADLFNQLDVQAFDELSGALDARIPDAFQAIKQRMFVFDDLFKLPMQDLAQVMRGLDGATLPMAMRGAKKEQRDHLMECLPQRSRQMLMDEMAATGPVRGRDVRAAQAAMVEYAKSLADQGVIELPSAADDDEFIE, translated from the coding sequence ATGTCGACCAATGCCCTTTCCAAATCCCGCAGAAAGCCCATCACGGTGGAGGATCTGAACGGTCCGACCAAGGCGGCCATCACCTTTCTCTGCCTCGGCGAGCAGACCGGATCGAAACTGATGCAAAAGCTTGGCACCGCCGAGATCGAGCGTATCACCAGCGCCATGAGCCGCCTTGGCCCGATCCCGGCAGAGGTGGTGGAACATGTGCTCAAAGAGTTCACCCAAAAGGTCGTCAGCGGCACCGGTTCGGTCGTGGGGTCGCTGTCGACGGCGGAATCCATGCTGCGCAAATTCATGCCCGAAGAGCAGGTGAGCAGCATCATGGAAGGCCTCAAGAACAGCGAGCGGGAGAACGCCATGTGGCGCGGCTTTGGTGCGCTGGATGAGACGGTGATCGCCAATTACCTCAAGGGCGAGCATGACCAAACCGCCGCGGCGATCCTCAACAACGTCGACACCGGCGTAGCCGCCAAGGTGCTGCCGCTGCTGGGTCCTGAGCGGATGCAGGACATCGCCGAGCGCATGATCGCGATGGAGGCCGTGCCATTGCATATGATGCAGCAGATCGAAGAGACGCTGAAACAGGATATCCTGTCGAATGCGATGCATACCAATTCGGTCGAGACGCATCAGCGCATGGCGGATCTGTTCAACCAGTTGGATGTGCAGGCCTTTGATGAGCTTTCCGGCGCGCTGGACGCGCGTATTCCGGACGCTTTCCAAGCCATCAAACAGCGCATGTTCGTCTTTGACGACCTGTTCAAACTGCCGATGCAGGACTTGGCGCAGGTAATGCGCGGGCTCGATGGGGCGACCCTACCGATGGCGATGCGCGGCGCCAAGAAAGAGCAGCGCGATCACCTGATGGAATGCCTGCCGCAACGCTCGCGTCAGATGCTGATGGACGAGATGGCCGCCACCGGCCCGGTCCGGGGCCGCGACGTGCGCGCGGCACAGGCCGCCATGGTGGAATATGCTAAGAGCCTTGCCGATCAAGGGGTGATCGAATTGCCCTCGGCCGCCGATGACGACGAATTCATCGAGTAA
- a CDS encoding flagellin translates to MSSINTNTSAMNALSTLRSVNSSLNQTQDRISTGLKVGSAKDNAAYFAISETMKGDSGMTKAVNESLTLTKNSLATARVGAESVKDLANQFSERVAFAQSGDATIDDISTELAEIVKQMGTSISQSTFNGDDLVAAGDTIATTAVVDGTTGAITTDAATTNGERSLTVVTGISRLNDTFATTNMTVSGVDLKEIHNEFKAISDNLKTNYDALTTDAAKQTYLENTLEEAQGLLARSVSAETTLGVAEKSIENQQEFLTKLSDNLDSGVGAMVDANMEEEAARLQALQVQQQLASQSLSIANQAPQNILSLFR, encoded by the coding sequence ATGTCTTCGATCAACACAAACACATCCGCAATGAACGCTCTGTCGACTCTGCGGAGCGTCAATTCGAGTCTGAATCAAACGCAGGACCGTATCTCGACCGGCCTGAAGGTCGGCTCGGCCAAAGACAACGCCGCATACTTCGCCATCTCCGAAACGATGAAGGGCGACAGCGGCATGACCAAAGCCGTAAACGAGAGCCTGACCCTGACCAAGAACTCGCTGGCCACGGCGCGTGTGGGCGCGGAAAGCGTAAAAGACTTGGCCAACCAATTCTCGGAGCGTGTGGCCTTTGCGCAGAGTGGCGATGCCACTATTGACGACATCTCGACCGAACTGGCCGAAATCGTTAAGCAAATGGGCACTTCTATCAGCCAATCAACTTTTAACGGTGACGATCTGGTAGCAGCAGGCGACACCATCGCGACAACTGCGGTTGTTGACGGCACGACCGGTGCTATCACCACCGATGCTGCAACGACCAATGGTGAACGCAGCCTTACCGTTGTAACCGGCATTAGCCGTTTGAACGACACCTTTGCCACCACGAACATGACAGTTTCGGGTGTGGATCTGAAAGAAATCCATAACGAATTCAAAGCTATCTCGGATAACTTGAAGACGAACTACGACGCGCTGACGACAGATGCCGCAAAGCAAACATATCTGGAGAATACGCTGGAAGAGGCTCAAGGTCTGCTGGCTCGTTCGGTCTCGGCAGAAACCACTTTGGGCGTTGCTGAAAAATCTATCGAAAACCAGCAAGAGTTCCTGACCAAGCTCTCCGACAACCTCGACTCCGGCGTTGGCGCGATGGTTGACGCCAACATGGAAGAAGAAGCCGCCCGTCTTCAGGCGCTTCAGGTTCAGCAGCAGCTGGCATCGCAGTCCCTGTCGATCGCAAACCAGGCACCGCAGAACATCCTGAGCCTGTTCCGTTAA
- a CDS encoding FliM/FliN family flagellar motor switch protein translates to MDKPDLQSPQDDNNATDGKAPDATPEQPRADAFGNAASAGGDDAGVFPQLDTEDSRNALAPRPDAGGAGINAMLNVGLDVQIVLGQARMPISRLLELTRGSIVELNRKIGAPVDLMVSDRLVARGDLVKVGEDRLGVSLTQIVKDYVPD, encoded by the coding sequence ATGGACAAGCCTGACCTGCAATCCCCCCAAGACGACAACAACGCCACAGACGGCAAAGCGCCTGACGCCACGCCAGAGCAGCCGCGCGCCGATGCCTTTGGCAACGCCGCCAGCGCGGGCGGCGATGATGCGGGCGTCTTCCCGCAGCTTGACACCGAAGACTCGCGCAACGCGCTGGCCCCCCGCCCCGATGCGGGCGGCGCGGGCATCAACGCGATGCTGAACGTCGGCCTCGATGTGCAGATCGTGCTGGGCCAAGCCCGTATGCCGATTTCGCGCCTGCTGGAACTCACCCGCGGCTCTATCGTGGAGTTGAACCGCAAGATCGGTGCACCGGTGGACCTTATGGTCTCGGACCGTCTGGTGGCGCGCGGTGATCTCGTGAAGGTCGGTGAAGACCGGCTTGGCGTCTCCCTGACCCAGATCGTCAAGGACTATGTCCCTGACTGA
- the flaF gene encoding flagellar biosynthesis regulator FlaF, translating into MGLAAYKRTIRESETPRQIERRILSRVTHDLAEKGQGFDATDDKSERLNILASGLRDAIYENQRFWSALRFDLSEPENKMPDGLKASLISIALWVDRHSTALMAGEGRLAGLVEINGNIAAGLAGQAAPQMQEV; encoded by the coding sequence ATGGGGCTGGCAGCATACAAACGAACAATTCGCGAAAGCGAAACCCCGCGGCAGATCGAGCGCCGCATCCTGAGCCGCGTCACACATGACCTTGCCGAGAAGGGCCAGGGCTTTGATGCGACAGACGACAAGAGCGAGCGGTTGAACATCCTCGCCTCCGGTCTGCGCGACGCGATCTATGAAAATCAACGGTTCTGGTCGGCTCTGCGCTTTGACCTGTCTGAGCCGGAAAACAAGATGCCTGACGGGCTGAAAGCCTCGCTCATTTCCATCGCGCTTTGGGTGGACCGTCATAGCACCGCGCTGATGGCAGGCGAAGGCCGTTTGGCGGGTCTTGTCGAGATCAACGGCAATATCGCCGCCGGTCTGGCCGGGCAGGCCGCCCCGCAGATGCAGGAGGTGTAA
- a CDS encoding flagellar biosynthesis repressor FlbT, which yields MLKLTLRPRERVVVNGCVIRNGDRRQALTVENRADIVRESDLLKPDAESTPVSKVYFLVQTALIRPDTRDQIMPMIQQGLADLACCFGADMRARIMEAANFVSMADFYKAMSELRAVLKYETELMQLRPVPPASSHEAAHA from the coding sequence ATGCTGAAACTCACCCTCCGCCCCCGCGAACGTGTGGTCGTGAACGGCTGCGTCATCCGCAACGGCGACCGCCGCCAAGCGCTGACGGTCGAGAATCGCGCCGACATCGTGCGCGAATCCGATCTGCTGAAGCCGGACGCGGAATCCACGCCCGTCTCCAAGGTCTACTTCTTGGTGCAGACTGCGCTGATCCGTCCCGACACCCGCGACCAAATCATGCCGATGATCCAGCAGGGCTTGGCCGATCTGGCCTGTTGCTTTGGCGCAGACATGCGCGCCCGGATCATGGAAGCGGCGAATTTCGTCTCCATGGCCGATTTCTACAAAGCAATGAGCGAGCTGCGCGCGGTGCTCAAATACGAGACCGAACTCATGCAGCTTCGCCCGGTGCCGCCCGCCTCTAGCCATGAGGCCGCGCACGCATGA
- a CDS encoding DUF1217 domain-containing protein, whose amino-acid sequence MISLGGMGTQVAVKLFDATRDKQLDLAASNALNARQIEAFEERIGSISSPQELIADTEVYTFVMRAFDLEDQIFGKAMIRKTLESDITDSSALVNRLSDPKIRDMYLTLGFTPGGAAARTLIRSIGRPR is encoded by the coding sequence ATGATTTCGCTGGGCGGCATGGGCACGCAGGTGGCGGTCAAACTGTTTGACGCAACGCGCGACAAACAGCTCGACCTTGCCGCCAGCAACGCCCTGAACGCCCGGCAGATCGAAGCCTTTGAAGAGCGTATCGGCAGCATCTCTTCCCCGCAGGAACTGATTGCCGATACGGAAGTCTATACTTTCGTCATGCGGGCCTTCGACCTCGAAGATCAGATCTTTGGCAAGGCGATGATCCGCAAGACGTTGGAAAGCGATATCACCGACAGTTCCGCGCTGGTGAACCGCCTCAGCGACCCCAAGATTCGCGACATGTATCTCACTTTGGGCTTCACGCCCGGAGGGGCAGCAGCGAGAACCTTGATAAGGTCGATTGGCAGGCCGAGATGA
- a CDS encoding DUF1217 domain-containing protein gives MIERFKERFVLNEAGEDNEGARIALEFKAKAAEIDSWLDVLKDEDLGKFMRRALGVPDEAIQVDLDRQIALFEQKFDIEKLQDPAEVDKLVSRFSAIYDAVEGVSSSSSTVLSLMQGAVSIGQGGSFTAATIDIPTITGGYSASSVYR, from the coding sequence ATGATCGAGCGTTTCAAAGAACGTTTCGTGCTGAACGAGGCCGGAGAGGACAACGAAGGCGCGCGGATCGCCTTGGAGTTTAAAGCTAAGGCCGCTGAGATCGACTCATGGCTCGACGTGCTGAAGGACGAAGACCTCGGCAAATTCATGCGCCGCGCCCTTGGTGTGCCGGATGAGGCGATTCAAGTCGATCTCGACCGTCAGATCGCGCTTTTTGAGCAGAAGTTCGACATCGAAAAGCTGCAAGACCCGGCGGAGGTCGACAAGCTCGTCTCGCGGTTCTCGGCGATTTACGATGCGGTCGAAGGTGTCTCTTCGTCGTCGAGCACGGTGCTTTCGCTGATGCAGGGGGCTGTCTCGATCGGGCAGGGCGGCAGCTTTACGGCAGCGACCATCGACATCCCCACGATCACCGGCGGCTATAGCGCGTCGAGCGTCTACCGCTGA
- the fliP gene encoding flagellar type III secretion system pore protein FliP (The bacterial flagellar biogenesis protein FliP forms a type III secretion system (T3SS)-type pore required for flagellar assembly.), with translation MSLTDRPSLRSYASGRMGLALLVLLASGGMAVAQDGGFLSTLSDVIGDTAPGSDENANLSGRIVQFIALVTVLSIAPGLLVVMTSFTRFVIVLSMLRSALGLNQTPPNIVLTSLALFMTFFVMQPVFEDAYEAGVEPLLENAIAEEQALERIAAPFKTFMYVNTRPEDYALFLRIAPADEEAEESPLPASAEEATFRHLVPAFMISELRRAFTIGFLIYLPFVAIDLIVASVLMSAGMMMLPPVLISLPFKVIFFVLIDGWYMLAGSLIESYVPLAGG, from the coding sequence ATGTCCCTGACTGACCGCCCCTCTCTGCGCAGCTATGCGTCGGGCCGGATGGGCCTTGCCCTGCTGGTGCTTCTCGCCAGCGGCGGCATGGCCGTGGCCCAAGATGGCGGATTTCTCAGCACGCTTTCGGATGTGATTGGTGACACCGCGCCGGGCAGTGATGAGAACGCCAATCTTTCGGGGCGGATCGTCCAGTTCATCGCGCTGGTCACCGTGCTCAGCATCGCGCCGGGGCTTTTGGTGGTGATGACCAGCTTCACCCGCTTTGTCATTGTCCTGTCGATGCTGCGCTCGGCCCTTGGGCTGAACCAGACCCCGCCCAATATCGTGCTGACCTCGCTGGCGCTGTTCATGACCTTCTTCGTCATGCAGCCGGTGTTTGAGGACGCCTATGAGGCCGGGGTTGAGCCGCTGTTGGAAAACGCCATCGCCGAGGAACAGGCGCTGGAGCGGATCGCCGCGCCCTTCAAGACCTTCATGTATGTCAACACGCGGCCCGAAGACTACGCCCTGTTCCTGCGCATCGCGCCTGCGGATGAGGAGGCCGAAGAAAGCCCCCTGCCCGCCTCGGCGGAAGAGGCCACTTTCCGCCATCTGGTGCCCGCCTTCATGATCTCGGAACTGCGCCGCGCCTTTACCATCGGTTTTCTGATCTACCTGCCCTTCGTCGCCATCGACCTTATCGTCGCCTCGGTCTTGATGAGCGCGGGCATGATGATGCTGCCCCCGGTACTCATCTCCTTGCCGTTCAAGGTGATTTTCTTTGTGCTGATCGACGGTTGGTACATGCTGGCCGGGTCTCTGATCGAAAGCTATGTGCCGCTTGCCGGTGGCTGA